One window of Desulfarculus baarsii DSM 2075 genomic DNA carries:
- a CDS encoding glycosyltransferase, which produces MTAAELRPELGGLRVVLVHDWLTGMRGGEKVLECFCRLFPQAPILTLVHAPGSASPLIESREIHASFLQRMPLAQSHYRHYLPLMPLAIGRLRPPPCDLLLSSSHCVAKGARPPKGARHVSYLHTPMRYIWDMYDQYFGPGRGGLARHVMPFARPWLRRWDVATAKGVDFFLANSHHVAGRIQRFYGRQAKVIHPPVETGRFAPDGRPRGYYLALGALVPYKRVDLAVRACTLTRRPLKVVGSGPEEAKLRAMAGPTVEFLGWRPDSELPGLYAGAKALLFCGEEDFGITPLEAMASGAPVIALARGGALETVVGPQDPQGRPATGRFFKKQEPEALVEAMELLEGDAFDPLALRAHAQAFDTAAFEQNMADALVEALAGHGR; this is translated from the coding sequence ATGACCGCCGCCGAGCTGCGGCCGGAGTTGGGCGGCCTGCGGGTCGTGCTGGTCCACGACTGGCTGACGGGCATGCGTGGCGGCGAAAAAGTGCTGGAGTGCTTCTGCCGGCTGTTCCCCCAGGCCCCGATCCTCACCCTGGTCCACGCGCCGGGCTCGGCTTCGCCGCTGATCGAAAGCCGGGAAATCCACGCCTCGTTTTTGCAGCGCATGCCCCTGGCGCAAAGTCATTATCGCCACTATCTGCCGCTGATGCCCCTGGCCATCGGCCGGCTGCGCCCGCCGCCGTGCGATCTGCTGCTGAGCTCCAGCCACTGCGTGGCCAAGGGCGCGCGCCCGCCCAAGGGGGCCCGGCACGTCAGCTATCTGCACACGCCCATGCGCTACATCTGGGACATGTACGACCAATACTTCGGCCCCGGCCGGGGCGGCCTGGCCCGCCACGTCATGCCTTTCGCGCGGCCCTGGCTGCGGCGCTGGGACGTGGCCACGGCCAAGGGCGTGGACTTTTTCCTGGCCAACAGCCACCACGTGGCCGGGCGCATCCAGCGCTTCTATGGCCGCCAGGCCAAGGTGATCCATCCGCCGGTGGAGACCGGCCGCTTCGCCCCCGACGGCCGCCCGCGCGGCTATTATCTGGCCCTGGGGGCCCTTGTGCCATACAAGCGCGTGGACCTGGCCGTGCGGGCCTGCACCCTGACCCGACGGCCGCTCAAGGTCGTGGGCTCGGGCCCCGAGGAGGCCAAACTGCGGGCCATGGCCGGGCCGACGGTGGAATTTCTGGGCTGGCGGCCCGACAGCGAACTGCCCGGGCTCTACGCCGGGGCCAAGGCGCTATTGTTCTGCGGCGAGGAAGACTTTGGCATCACGCCCCTGGAGGCCATGGCCAGCGGCGCGCCGGTGATCGCCCTGGCCAGGGGTGGCGCGCTGGAGACCGTGGTCGGCCCCCAAGACCCCCAAGGCCGGCCGGCCACGGGGCGGTTTTTTAAAAAACAAGAGCCCGAGGCGCTGGTGGAGGCCATGGAGCTTTTGGAGGGCGACGCCTTCGACCCGCTGGCGTTACGCGCCCACGCCCAGGCCTTCGACACGGCCGCTTTCGAACAAAACATGGCCGACGCCCTGGTCGAGGCCCTGGCCGGCCACGGTCGTTGA
- a CDS encoding glycosyltransferase family 4 protein, producing the protein MKALNICYDMRVYTGQMHGMARYGLELLRAMLDEDKDLAAAVLVRRPEHASILPRGPRIVAVVANFAPYGLGGQLKLPTLLRAMKHDLYHCPFYAPPVVAPGPMVMTIHDLIHLRFPQDHGLRHRLFYKYVVGPAAHKAGAVLTVSEHSKRDICELLQLSPGKVVVTPNGVSGAFRPLAAADRPTMATSLGLPARYILGVGNPKPHKNLIALVEAHRMLRATPPTGAGPVPPLVLAGVKKGELRGVNPDKDLVMFPIADDVTLATAYAAAEAVCIPSLYEGFGLPALEAMACGAPLVASNRASLPEVVGEAALLCEPEPAAIAEALGRLLVDEVLNRRLRLAGPERAALFTWAKAARQTLAVYRRLLGQEQGRP; encoded by the coding sequence GTGAAAGCCTTGAACATCTGCTACGACATGCGCGTCTACACCGGCCAGATGCACGGCATGGCCCGCTATGGCCTGGAGCTCTTGCGGGCCATGCTCGACGAGGACAAAGACCTGGCCGCGGCCGTTTTGGTGCGCCGGCCCGAGCACGCCTCGATCCTGCCTCGGGGCCCGCGCATCGTCGCCGTGGTGGCCAACTTCGCGCCCTACGGCCTGGGCGGTCAGCTCAAGCTGCCCACCTTGCTGCGGGCCATGAAGCACGATCTCTACCACTGCCCGTTCTACGCGCCGCCGGTGGTGGCCCCAGGCCCCATGGTCATGACCATCCACGACCTGATCCACCTGCGCTTTCCCCAGGATCACGGCCTGCGCCATCGCCTGTTCTACAAATACGTCGTCGGCCCGGCGGCTCACAAGGCCGGCGCGGTGCTGACCGTCAGCGAGCACTCCAAGCGCGACATCTGCGAGCTTTTGCAGCTTTCGCCGGGCAAGGTCGTCGTCACGCCCAACGGCGTCAGCGGCGCTTTCCGGCCCCTGGCCGCCGCCGACCGGCCGACCATGGCCACATCCCTGGGCCTGCCCGCCCGCTATATCCTGGGCGTGGGCAACCCCAAGCCCCACAAGAACCTCATCGCCCTGGTCGAGGCCCACCGCATGCTGCGGGCCACCCCGCCGACCGGGGCCGGCCCCGTGCCGCCGCTGGTGCTGGCCGGGGTCAAAAAGGGCGAGTTGCGCGGCGTCAACCCCGACAAAGACCTGGTGATGTTTCCCATCGCCGACGACGTGACCCTGGCCACGGCCTACGCCGCCGCCGAGGCCGTGTGCATCCCCTCACTCTACGAGGGCTTTGGCCTGCCGGCCCTGGAGGCCATGGCCTGCGGCGCGCCGCTGGTGGCCAGCAACCGGGCCTCGTTGCCCGAGGTCGTCGGCGAGGCGGCCCTTTTGTGCGAGCCCGAGCCGGCGGCCATCGCCGAGGCCCTGGGCCGGCTGCTGGTCGACGAAGTGCTCAACCGCCGCCTGCGCCTGGCCGGGCCCGAGCGGGCGGCCCTGTTCACCTGGGCCAAGGCGGCCCGGCAGACGCTGGCCGTCTATCGCCGGCTGCTGGGCCAGGAACAAGGCCGGCCATGA
- a CDS encoding glycosyltransferase family 4 protein: protein MRICLDIRALTPRPTGVGNYILGLLEGFKRVAPTQEICLLARLDNLTCLPGLPNGKLIRAAFAHESHPLGDAWEHLFLPRRLKKDGVDLLHGPAMLAPFDGRGLAVVATVHDLVPFTHPETVPPKYASYMRWHLGRLARSRAWFIAPSQATADELQEILNVDPARVTVVAEAARAAFRVIDDRQALEAARYRLGLDGPFVLYVGNIEPRKNLARLIPAFLRAADQVLPQCKLVITGQRAWLAQRLKSQLGAALDDKRLVFTGYVPDDELPLLMNLALAFAFPTLHEGFGLPALEALACGAPLLAGAVGAVPEVVGQAAVLVDPHSDEAIAQGLARLMQDESLRRQLAQAGPERAARFSWDQAARQTLDVYHRACREEA, encoded by the coding sequence GTGCGGATCTGCCTGGATATCCGTGCGTTGACGCCCCGGCCCACCGGCGTGGGCAATTATATCCTGGGCCTGCTGGAGGGCTTCAAGCGGGTGGCGCCCACGCAGGAAATCTGTCTGCTGGCCCGCCTGGACAACCTGACCTGCCTGCCGGGCCTGCCCAACGGCAAGCTCATCCGCGCCGCCTTTGCCCACGAAAGCCATCCCCTGGGCGATGCCTGGGAACATCTTTTCCTGCCTCGCCGCCTGAAAAAAGACGGCGTGGACCTTTTGCACGGGCCGGCGATGCTGGCGCCCTTCGACGGCCGGGGCCTGGCCGTGGTGGCCACGGTCCACGACCTGGTGCCCTTCACCCATCCCGAGACCGTGCCGCCAAAATACGCCTCGTACATGCGCTGGCACCTGGGGCGGCTGGCCCGTTCGCGGGCCTGGTTCATCGCGCCCAGCCAGGCCACGGCCGACGAGTTACAGGAGATTCTGAACGTGGACCCGGCGCGGGTGACGGTGGTGGCCGAGGCCGCCCGGGCGGCCTTTCGGGTCATCGACGATCGCCAAGCCCTGGAGGCGGCGCGCTATCGCCTGGGCCTGGACGGCCCGTTCGTGCTATATGTGGGCAATATCGAGCCGCGCAAAAACCTGGCCCGGCTGATCCCGGCCTTTTTGCGCGCCGCCGATCAGGTTCTGCCCCAGTGCAAGCTGGTGATCACCGGCCAGCGGGCCTGGTTGGCCCAGCGCCTGAAAAGCCAGCTCGGCGCGGCCCTGGACGACAAGCGCCTGGTCTTCACCGGCTACGTGCCCGACGACGAACTGCCCCTGCTGATGAATCTGGCCCTGGCCTTTGCCTTCCCCACCCTGCACGAAGGCTTTGGCCTGCCGGCCCTGGAGGCCCTGGCCTGCGGCGCGCCGCTGTTGGCCGGGGCGGTGGGGGCCGTGCCCGAGGTGGTCGGCCAGGCGGCGGTGCTGGTCGACCCGCATAGCGACGAGGCGATTGCCCAGGGCCTGGCCAGGCTGATGCAAGACGAATCCTTGCGCCGTCAACTGGCCCAGGCCGGGCCGGAGCGGGCGGCGCGCTTCAGTTGGGACCAGGCGGCCCGCCAGACCTTGGACGTCTATCACCGGGCCTGCCGCGAGGAGGCGTGA
- a CDS encoding glycosyltransferase family 2 protein, whose translation MDLSVVIPVYNEADNVEPLHAEVHAVLEKTGLDYEVVFVDDGSKDETLAILERLASQQPRTVVIAFRRNFGQTAAMSAGFDHALGQVVVTMDGDRQNDPADIPKLLAKLDEGYDIAAGWRYDRQDAYLNRKLPSKLANGLISRITGVELHDYGCTLKAFRQEVVRGIRLYGEMHRFIPAIASHMGVRIVEVPVNHRPRIAGKTKYGIGRTPRVLLDLITVKFLLSYSTRPIQIFGRWGLISGALGFLLGLYYTILKLFFSEPMWGKPGVILAVLLMLVGVQLISLGLLGELQVRTYYETQAKPIYNVLRVIGRPAPTDGQG comes from the coding sequence GTGGACCTTTCGGTGGTGATCCCCGTTTACAACGAAGCCGACAACGTCGAGCCCCTGCACGCCGAGGTGCACGCCGTGCTCGAAAAAACCGGCCTGGACTACGAAGTCGTTTTCGTCGACGACGGCTCCAAGGACGAAACCCTGGCCATTTTGGAGCGCCTGGCCAGCCAGCAGCCGCGCACGGTGGTCATCGCCTTCCGGCGCAACTTCGGCCAGACCGCGGCCATGAGCGCCGGCTTTGACCACGCCCTGGGCCAGGTGGTGGTGACCATGGACGGCGACCGCCAAAACGATCCCGCCGACATCCCCAAGCTGCTGGCCAAGCTCGACGAGGGCTACGACATCGCCGCCGGCTGGCGTTACGACCGCCAGGACGCCTACCTCAACCGCAAGCTGCCCTCCAAGCTGGCCAACGGCCTGATCAGCCGCATCACCGGCGTGGAGTTGCACGACTATGGCTGCACGCTCAAGGCCTTCCGCCAGGAGGTCGTGCGCGGCATCCGGCTCTATGGCGAGATGCACCGTTTCATCCCGGCCATCGCCTCGCACATGGGCGTGCGCATCGTCGAGGTGCCGGTCAACCACCGACCGCGCATCGCCGGCAAGACCAAATACGGCATCGGCCGCACGCCCAGGGTGCTGTTGGATCTGATCACGGTCAAGTTCCTGCTGTCCTACTCCACCCGGCCGATCCAGATCTTCGGCCGCTGGGGGCTGATCTCGGGGGCGCTGGGCTTTTTGCTGGGGCTGTACTACACCATCCTGAAGCTGTTTTTCAGCGAGCCCATGTGGGGCAAGCCCGGCGTGATCCTGGCCGTTTTGCTGATGCTGGTGGGCGTGCAGCTCATTTCGCTGGGCCTGCTGGGCGAGTTGCAGGTGCGCACCTACTACGAGACCCAGGCCAAGCCCATCTACAACGTGCTGCGCGTCATCGGCCGGCCAGCGCCGACCGACGGCCAGGGCTAG
- a CDS encoding metal-dependent hydrolase, with the protein MATPLGHALAGVALGSLATGRHDLIGPRADLALFAALAVLPDLDFIPGLLSGDMAAWHHGASHSLGAALLCALAMALIGRRRGGAAIWWAWAGFMVWASHVLVDYLTLDTLPPHGVPLFWPFSAEYFRTDNWVFLDVKRGLSMAVFWHDIKAAVWETLILAPLAAWGAWFRLRRAAIAQMETEA; encoded by the coding sequence ATGGCCACGCCCCTGGGTCACGCCCTGGCCGGCGTCGCGCTGGGCTCGCTGGCCACCGGCCGCCACGACCTGATCGGCCCCCGCGCCGATCTGGCTTTGTTCGCGGCGCTGGCCGTCCTGCCCGACCTCGACTTCATCCCCGGCCTGCTCAGCGGCGACATGGCCGCCTGGCACCACGGGGCCAGCCATTCGTTGGGCGCGGCGCTTTTGTGCGCCCTGGCCATGGCCCTGATCGGCCGACGGCGCGGCGGCGCGGCGATCTGGTGGGCCTGGGCCGGGTTCATGGTCTGGGCCAGCCATGTGCTGGTCGACTACCTGACCCTGGACACCCTGCCGCCCCACGGCGTGCCCTTGTTCTGGCCCTTCAGCGCGGAGTATTTCCGCACCGACAACTGGGTTTTTCTCGACGTCAAACGCGGCCTGAGCATGGCGGTGTTTTGGCACGACATCAAGGCGGCCGTCTGGGAGACGCTGATCCTGGCGCCCCTGGCCGCCTGGGGGGCGTGGTTCCGGCTGCGGCGCGCGGCCATTGCCCAAATGGAGACGGAGGCCTGA
- a CDS encoding glycosyltransferase: MKILGIAPTPFFADRGCHMRILGEIQALQRRGHEVLLLTYHLGRDIEGVPTRRTKNVGWYDKLEAGPAMGKFYLDWLLLRETIKAIGAFRPDVIHGHLHEGAFIGLLARKLTGRKLPVVFDVQGSLTRELDSYGWLNKMPLVRPLFWAVEKWITRGSEQCVGSNVDVGEFLRSTMGLPDSRVHTIIDGVHMGFFDGAKGRDLRAELGIAPQRPIVLYTGALLASKGTDNYFNAIPEVLAGAPEAFFLVVGYPVEHSQALVQRLGVAEHVKFMGQVDYFELPDYLAIGDVAVDPKEDVAGEASGKIINYMGGGLPVACFDNANNRAFLGDTGSLATEKTPSGLAKAILALLADPAACKAKGQAARQRVAELFTWEAGGRRYEEVFQAALAQMGGR, from the coding sequence ATGAAGATCTTGGGCATAGCCCCCACGCCGTTTTTCGCCGACCGCGGCTGCCACATGCGCATCCTGGGCGAGATCCAGGCCCTGCAACGGCGCGGCCACGAGGTGCTGCTTTTGACCTATCACCTGGGCCGCGACATCGAGGGCGTGCCCACCCGGCGCACCAAAAACGTCGGCTGGTATGACAAGCTCGAAGCCGGCCCGGCCATGGGCAAGTTTTATCTGGACTGGCTGCTGCTGCGCGAAACCATCAAGGCCATCGGCGCCTTCCGGCCCGACGTCATCCACGGCCACCTGCACGAGGGGGCCTTCATCGGCCTGCTGGCCCGCAAGCTCACCGGCCGCAAGCTGCCGGTGGTCTTCGACGTCCAGGGCAGCCTGACCCGCGAGCTGGACTCCTACGGCTGGCTGAACAAAATGCCCCTGGTGCGGCCGCTGTTCTGGGCGGTGGAGAAATGGATCACCCGGGGCAGCGAACAGTGCGTGGGCTCCAATGTCGACGTGGGCGAGTTTCTGCGCTCGACCATGGGCCTGCCCGACAGCCGCGTGCACACCATCATCGACGGCGTGCACATGGGCTTTTTCGACGGGGCCAAGGGCCGCGACCTGCGCGCCGAACTGGGCATCGCCCCCCAGCGGCCCATCGTGCTCTACACCGGGGCGCTGTTGGCCAGCAAGGGCACGGATAATTATTTCAACGCCATCCCCGAGGTGTTGGCCGGCGCGCCCGAGGCCTTTTTCCTGGTGGTGGGCTACCCCGTCGAGCACAGCCAGGCCCTGGTCCAGCGCCTGGGCGTGGCCGAACACGTCAAGTTCATGGGCCAGGTGGACTACTTCGAGCTGCCCGACTACCTGGCCATCGGCGACGTGGCCGTCGACCCCAAGGAAGACGTGGCCGGCGAGGCCAGCGGCAAGATCATCAATTACATGGGCGGCGGCCTGCCCGTGGCCTGCTTTGACAACGCCAACAACCGGGCCTTTTTGGGCGACACCGGCTCGCTGGCCACGGAAAAGACGCCCAGCGGCCTGGCCAAGGCCATCCTGGCCCTGCTCGCCGATCCGGCGGCCTGCAAGGCCAAGGGCCAGGCGGCCCGCCAGCGGGTGGCCGAGCTGTTTACGTGGGAGGCCGGCGGCCGGCGCTACGAAGAGGTCTTCCAGGCGGCCCTGGCCCAGATGGGCGGGCGCTGA
- a CDS encoding NAD-dependent epimerase/dehydratase family protein: protein MKILVTGGTGFTGAALVERLLGLGHQVVALDNKEGLKPQALRDMGAEVVIGSVTDEPLVRRCMRGVEVVHHLAAAFREMDVPRNYYDQVNEGGARLVAQAAQDEGVRKFIYCSTCGVHGNVERPPADENAPINAADYYQQTKYNGEVALRPFIDAGMKATILRPAAIYGPGDPERFWMIYSRVQKGVFPMFGSGKTLYHPLYIDNLIDAFLLAQEEDKGLGQAYLIADEQYYPIEELVTRVAKAMGKPVRIPHFPVWPVVAAGHVCEKLCKPFGVAPPIFPRRVDWYRQNRAFDIGKAKRELGYQPKVGIDEGLRKTYEWYVREGYL from the coding sequence ATGAAGATTCTGGTAACCGGCGGCACCGGCTTCACCGGGGCGGCCCTGGTGGAGCGCCTGCTGGGGCTGGGCCATCAGGTGGTGGCCCTGGACAACAAAGAAGGCCTCAAGCCCCAGGCCCTGCGCGACATGGGCGCCGAGGTGGTCATCGGCTCGGTGACCGACGAGCCCCTGGTGCGCCGCTGCATGCGCGGGGTGGAGGTGGTCCATCACCTGGCCGCCGCCTTCCGCGAGATGGACGTGCCGCGCAACTATTACGATCAGGTCAACGAAGGCGGCGCGCGCCTGGTGGCCCAGGCCGCCCAGGACGAAGGCGTGCGCAAGTTCATCTATTGCAGCACCTGCGGCGTGCACGGCAACGTCGAGCGCCCGCCGGCCGACGAAAACGCGCCCATCAACGCCGCCGACTATTATCAGCAGACCAAATACAACGGCGAGGTGGCCCTGCGGCCCTTCATCGACGCGGGCATGAAGGCGACGATCCTGCGGCCGGCGGCCATCTACGGCCCCGGCGACCCCGAGCGCTTCTGGATGATCTACAGCCGGGTGCAAAAGGGCGTTTTCCCCATGTTCGGCTCGGGCAAGACCCTCTATCACCCGCTTTACATCGACAACCTCATCGACGCCTTTTTGCTGGCCCAAGAAGAAGACAAGGGCCTGGGCCAGGCCTACCTGATCGCCGACGAGCAATACTACCCCATCGAGGAGCTGGTGACCCGCGTGGCCAAGGCCATGGGCAAGCCCGTGCGCATTCCGCATTTTCCGGTCTGGCCGGTGGTGGCGGCGGGCCACGTCTGCGAAAAGCTCTGCAAGCCCTTTGGCGTGGCCCCGCCGATCTTCCCCCGCCGCGTGGACTGGTATCGCCAAAACCGCGCCTTTGACATCGGCAAAGCCAAGCGCGAGCTGGGCTACCAGCCCAAGGTCGGCATCGACGAGGGCCTGCGCAAAACCTACGAATGGTACGTGCGCGAGGGCTACCTGTAA
- a CDS encoding prolipoprotein diacylglyceryl transferase family protein, with amino-acid sequence MNELLFVLGLAALCGGLLFWACRHLPGERWQFLASVPLAKEPGGAWRGLNITYYGFFSATAYATAAALLVLMLRAAGVSDLGVAAFVLPLLSACAPASRLVARWVEHKPATFTVGGASFVGLIIAPWLCLLAAYCLPGGAGLNVTTALAALLTAYAVGEGLGRLACISFGCCYGKPLDQCPAWAQRIMAGRGFVFHGHTKKIAYESGWEDRPVFPIQAVTSIVLTGCGLICLYMFLLGLHQYVVWLAVTVSGLWRFFSETLRSDYRGEGRISAYQWMALATIPYGLAMPLIFGPGAAAPPSLAVGLAALWRPGMLLALQGLWLGAMLYMGRSRTTASTLCFHVVQSEL; translated from the coding sequence ATGAACGAGCTTCTGTTCGTGTTGGGCCTGGCCGCGCTCTGTGGCGGGCTGTTGTTTTGGGCTTGCCGGCATCTGCCCGGCGAGCGCTGGCAGTTTCTGGCCTCGGTGCCCCTGGCCAAGGAGCCGGGCGGGGCCTGGCGCGGGCTCAACATCACCTATTACGGCTTTTTTTCGGCCACGGCCTACGCCACGGCGGCGGCGCTTCTGGTGTTGATGCTGCGGGCGGCCGGGGTCAGCGACCTGGGCGTGGCGGCGTTTGTTTTGCCGCTGTTGTCGGCGTGCGCGCCGGCCTCGCGGCTGGTGGCCCGCTGGGTCGAGCACAAGCCGGCCACCTTCACGGTGGGCGGGGCCTCGTTCGTGGGGCTGATCATCGCGCCGTGGCTGTGCCTGCTGGCGGCCTACTGCCTGCCCGGCGGCGCGGGCCTCAACGTGACCACGGCCCTGGCCGCGCTGCTGACGGCCTACGCCGTGGGCGAGGGCCTGGGCCGGCTGGCATGCATCAGTTTCGGCTGCTGCTACGGCAAGCCCCTGGACCAATGCCCGGCCTGGGCCCAAAGGATCATGGCCGGCCGGGGTTTCGTGTTTCACGGCCACACCAAAAAGATCGCCTACGAAAGCGGCTGGGAAGACCGGCCGGTCTTTCCGATCCAGGCGGTGACCTCCATCGTGTTGACCGGCTGCGGGCTGATCTGCCTGTACATGTTTTTGCTGGGCCTGCATCAATACGTGGTGTGGCTGGCGGTGACGGTCTCTGGGCTGTGGCGTTTTTTCTCGGAGACGCTGCGTAGCGACTATCGCGGCGAGGGCAGAATCAGCGCCTATCAATGGATGGCCCTGGCCACCATCCCCTACGGCCTGGCCATGCCCTTGATCTTCGGCCCCGGCGCGGCCGCGCCGCCGTCGCTGGCCGTGGGCCTGGCGGCGCTGTGGCGGCCGGGGATGCTGCTGGCCCTGCAAGGGCTGTGGCTGGGGGCCATGCTCTACATGGGCCGCAGCCGCACCACCGCCTCGACGCTGTGCTTCCACGTGGTGCAAAGCGAGCTTTGA
- a CDS encoding phosphatidylserine decarboxylase — translation MSRTPHQYIERHSGRVCEERLFADRLIGCVYNGLREKSQRAFKALTSARASEALGYLNYDTVLGSRLKSGPAMLRALGVDPAECLDDPKGLDTARKVFERRIRYWRCRPMPEDPAAIVSPSDARILLGSLQRESMLFLKDKFFDFRELLGEGKTRWLRAFADGDWAVLRLTPDKYHYNHTPVAGRVIDCYGLEGDHHSCNPRAVVRMVTPFSKNRRLISVIDTDQPGGTGCGLVAMVEVVALMVGDIVDCYSARRYDDPQPLTPGLFVEKGAPKSLFRPGSSTVVLLFQAGRARFAADLLAAQRRLDVSSRFSLGFGAPLAEVDVAVRSAIATAIAPNGAGKFGENR, via the coding sequence ATGTCCCGGACGCCGCATCAATACATTGAACGCCACAGCGGCCGCGTTTGCGAGGAAAGACTTTTCGCCGACCGCCTGATCGGCTGCGTCTACAACGGCCTGCGCGAAAAATCCCAACGCGCCTTCAAGGCCTTGACCAGCGCCCGGGCCTCGGAGGCGCTGGGCTACCTGAACTACGACACCGTGCTGGGCTCGCGCCTGAAATCGGGCCCGGCCATGCTGCGGGCCCTGGGCGTCGACCCGGCCGAGTGCCTCGACGACCCCAAGGGCCTCGACACCGCCCGCAAGGTCTTCGAGCGGCGCATCCGCTATTGGCGCTGCCGGCCCATGCCCGAAGACCCGGCGGCCATCGTCTCGCCCTCGGACGCGCGCATCCTGCTGGGCTCGCTCCAGCGCGAGAGCATGCTTTTTCTCAAGGATAAATTTTTCGACTTTCGCGAGCTGCTGGGCGAGGGCAAGACCCGCTGGCTACGGGCCTTCGCCGATGGCGACTGGGCGGTGCTGCGCCTGACGCCCGACAAATATCACTACAACCACACCCCCGTGGCCGGCCGGGTCATCGACTGCTATGGCCTGGAGGGCGACCATCATTCGTGCAACCCCCGGGCGGTGGTGCGCATGGTCACGCCCTTTTCCAAAAACCGCCGCCTGATCAGCGTCATCGACACCGATCAGCCCGGCGGCACGGGTTGCGGGCTGGTGGCCATGGTCGAGGTGGTGGCCCTGATGGTCGGCGATATCGTCGATTGCTACAGCGCCCGGCGCTATGACGATCCCCAGCCGCTCACGCCGGGGCTGTTCGTGGAAAAGGGCGCGCCCAAAAGCTTGTTCCGGCCGGGCAGCTCCACGGTGGTGCTGCTGTTCCAGGCCGGGCGGGCCCGTTTCGCCGCCGACCTGCTGGCGGCCCAACGCCGCCTCGACGTGTCCAGCCGTTTCAGCCTGGGTTTTGGCGCGCCGCTGGCCGAGGTGGACGTGGCCGTGCGTTCGGCCATCGCCACGGCCATCGCCCCCAATGGGGCCGGCAAATTCGGAGAAAATCGATGA
- a CDS encoding double-cubane-cluster-containing anaerobic reductase, translating into MASPYDAMWQELGLDLAAHEQLLQVLGGGYQQVFLGQPNRPAGMDYFNFVMSEVHGLRVKELVEAQAAGKKVIGSFCVFVPEEVVRATGATLVGLCTGADFAAEEVDKLLPRNTCALIKSAFGFKLGKICPFIEAADMIVGENTCDGKKKAYETMGKMVPNLYVMDLPQVKSDQGRALLKAEFARFLKAVEDLTGVTIDAAKLREGMRIVNDKRKALARLNALRAADPAPISGLDALLINQVAFYDDPIRFTGSVNALCDELEARVADGQGAMEKGAPRVLLSGCPMAVPNWKLPWIIEQAGAVIVGEESCVGERGARNLVDDSGQSVDELLEALVDRYFQVDCAIFTPNPQRLAHVEQMAAAYKAQGVIHYCLQFCQPYQMEALPVEQALKAQGLPALRLETDYSQEDAGQLQTRVEAFLEMLEK; encoded by the coding sequence ATGGCTTCTCCGTATGACGCGATGTGGCAAGAACTGGGCCTGGACCTGGCGGCCCACGAGCAGCTTTTGCAGGTGCTGGGCGGCGGTTATCAGCAGGTTTTCCTGGGCCAGCCAAACCGGCCGGCGGGCATGGATTATTTCAACTTCGTGATGAGCGAGGTGCACGGTCTGCGGGTCAAGGAGTTGGTGGAGGCCCAGGCCGCGGGCAAGAAGGTCATTGGCTCGTTTTGCGTGTTTGTGCCCGAGGAAGTCGTGCGGGCCACGGGGGCCACGCTGGTGGGCCTGTGCACGGGGGCCGATTTCGCCGCCGAGGAGGTGGACAAACTCCTGCCGCGCAACACCTGCGCGCTGATCAAGAGCGCCTTTGGCTTCAAGCTGGGCAAGATCTGTCCGTTCATCGAGGCCGCCGACATGATCGTGGGCGAAAACACCTGCGACGGCAAGAAAAAGGCCTACGAGACCATGGGCAAGATGGTCCCCAACCTTTACGTCATGGACCTGCCCCAGGTCAAGAGCGACCAGGGCCGGGCTCTGCTGAAGGCCGAGTTCGCGCGTTTTCTGAAGGCCGTCGAGGACTTGACCGGCGTGACGATCGACGCGGCCAAGTTGAGGGAGGGCATGCGCATCGTCAACGACAAGCGCAAGGCCCTGGCCCGCCTCAACGCCCTGCGCGCCGCCGATCCCGCGCCGATCTCGGGCCTGGACGCTCTGTTGATCAACCAGGTGGCCTTTTACGACGACCCGATCCGCTTCACGGGCAGCGTCAACGCCCTTTGCGACGAGTTGGAGGCGCGGGTGGCGGACGGCCAGGGGGCCATGGAAAAGGGCGCGCCACGGGTGTTGCTCTCGGGCTGCCCCATGGCCGTGCCCAACTGGAAGCTGCCGTGGATCATCGAGCAGGCCGGCGCGGTGATCGTGGGCGAGGAGTCTTGCGTGGGCGAGCGCGGGGCGCGCAACCTGGTCGATGATTCGGGCCAGAGCGTCGACGAGCTGCTGGAGGCCCTGGTCGATCGTTACTTCCAGGTGGACTGCGCCATCTTCACGCCCAACCCCCAGCGCCTGGCCCACGTCGAACAGATGGCCGCCGCCTACAAGGCCCAGGGCGTGATCCACTATTGCCTGCAATTCTGTCAGCCCTACCAGATGGAGGCCCTGCCCGTCGAGCAGGCGCTCAAGGCCCAGGGCCTGCCGGCGTTGCGCCTGGAGACCGACTACAGCCAGGAAGACGCCGGCCAGTTGCAGACCAGGGTCGAGGCGTTCCTGGAGATGCTGGAGAAATAA